In the Catenulispora sp. EB89 genome, GCTCGGCAATCGCACAAGAAGCCACAGCGCCGATCCCGCGCGCCGACGGCACTCGGACCACACGCCGACCACCCCCACGTGAGGAGCACTGGATCCATGATCTCCCGAAGAAACCTGTTCGCAGCCGCTGCCGCCACAGCCGTGCTGCCCTCGGTCGCCGGCCTCGCCGCGCGCGCCTCGGCGGCCACCGCCAGCACGCTGAACATCGACCTGCAGAACAACACGGGCTCCAACACGGTCTACGCCTACGTCACGGGCCTGGCGATCGACAACGGCAACGCCTGGTTCCTCCTGCAGTCCGACGGCCGGACCCCTTACTACCCGCCGTCCCCGTCCCAGACCCTGACCCCCCTCGGGGCGAACTGCGCCATCCCGCTCGGTGCCAGCGGCTCGACCACCCGGATCACCATCCCGCACCTGGCCGGCGGCCGCATCTGGTTCTCCATCGACAATCCCCTGACGTTCCTGGTGAACCCCGGCCCGGCGCTGGTGTTCCCGTCGGTGAGCAATCCGACCGACCCCAACATCAACCTGATGTGGGACTTCTGCGAGTTCACCTTCAACAGCACGAACCTGTGGGCGAACATCAGCATGGTCGACTTCGTGGCCATCCCGATCGGGCTGACGTCCACCGGCGCGGCCGGCACGCAGACCGCCCCGGGCCTGCCGGCCGGCGCGCTGGACACCGTCTGCAGCGCGCTGCAGTCCCAGAGCGCGGCCGACGGCCAGGGCTGGGACCAGCTCATCGTCACCTCGGGCGGGGCGAACCTGCGGGCGCTGAGCCCCAACAACGGGATCGCGCAGAACTCCTCGCTGTTCGCCGGCTACTTCGACGGGTACCTGGACCAGGTCTGGTCGAAGTACAGCTCCGAGACGCTGTCCATCGACACCCAGGCGCAGTGGGGCACCGTGACCGGAAACGTATCCGGCGGCGTCCTGAACTTCCCCGGCGTCGGCTCGTTCGGCCGGCCCTCCAGCGCCGACATCTTCAGCTGCAACTCAGGGCCCTTCAACACCAGCGGCGTCGAGATGGGCGCGCTGACCGCGCGGATCAGCGCCGCGATCAACCGCACCACACTGCTGATCGACTCCGACCAGCCGGCCGGGGAGAACCCCGCGAACTACTACCAGTACCCGCAGACCAACCACTACGCCCGGATCGTCCACGCCACCAGCGTCGACGGCCGCGGCTACGCCTTCCCGTACGACGACGTGGCGCCGACCGGCGGCGTGGACCAGTCCGGCGCGGTCGTCGACCAGAACCCCACCCTGCTGACCGTGACGCTCAGCCCGGTGCACGGCGGCGGAGGCGGCGGCGGCGGCAACCCGGTCATCCAGGTGCAGGCCGAGAACGGGACGCTGCACGGCCTGGGCACCGAAGCGATCTACCCGGGCTACACCGGCAGCGGATACGTCGCGGGCTGGAACCACGACGGCCAGTGGGTCGACCTCCACCCGAACGTCACCCAGGCGGGCCCGTACACCCTCACCCTGCGCTACTCCGCCGCGGCCGGCAACGCCTCGCGGTACATCTACGTGAACGGCTCGGGAGTCGTCAACAACCTGACCCTGCCCGGCACCGGTTCCTGGTCCTCGTGGAACACGGTGACCGTCCCCAACGTCGCCCTGAACGCCGGGTCGAACACGATCTCCGTGATCTACAACAGCTCGCTCGGCAGCTCGAACTACCTCAACCTCGACGAGATCACGGTCCAGTACGCCGGCTGAACATCGATCCCCATCCACCCTCGGGAGCCCCAGTGAGAACATCCTCGCCCGCACAACCCCACCGACTCCGTTTCTTAGCCGCGTTCGTGGCTCTGGCCCTGGCGTTCTTCGTCGTGGACGGCCGCCAGACCCGGGCGCACGCGCAGGCCAACGGAGCCGCGACCACCCCGCTGATGGGCTGGAGCAGCTGGTCGTTCCTGCGCAACCACCCCACCGAGGCCGCCATGAAGGCGCAGGCGCTGGCGATGTCGACCAGCGGCCTGGTCGACGCCGGGTACCAGTACGTCAACCTGGACGACTTCTACTACCTCGACCCGCAGACCACCGTGGACGCCTACGGACGCTGGGTCGTCGACGGCAGCAAGTTCCCGGACGGGATGGCGAATCTGGGTTCGTACATCCACTCGCTCGGGGAGAAGTTCGGGATGTACCTGACGCCGGGCATACCGGTGGCCGCGTACAACCAGAACACGCCGATCGCCGGGACGTCGTTCCACGCGCGGGACATCGTCTCCAACACCAGTAGCTACGAGACGAACTACAACTTCGGCAGTGGTCGGATGTACTACATCGACTACGGCAAGAACCCGGCGGCTGCGCAGGCGTTCTTGAACTCCTGGGCCGACCAGCTCGCGGGTTACGGCATCGACTATCTGAAGATCGACGGTGTCAGCCCGAATGACGGGGACTCGCAGGGCGTCGCCGACGTCCAGCACTGGTCGACCGCGCTCAATCAGACCGGTCGGACCATCCACCTGGAGCTGTCCAACAAGCTCACGATCGCGGACGCCGCGTCCTGGCAGCAGTACTCGAACGGCTGGCGCATCGAGGACGACGTCGAGTGCTACTGCGGCGCCAACGGTTCGCCCTATCCGCTGACCGACTGGAACAACGTGGCCCTCCGCTTTTCCGACGTCGTGCCGTGGATCGGCGTCGGCGGGACCGGTGGGTGGAACGATCTGGACTCGATCGAGGTCGGGAACGGGTCGAACGACGGTCTGACCCTTGATGAGCGCAAGACGCAGCTGACGTTGTGGGCGATCGAGAACTCGAACCTGACGCTGGGTGTGGACCTGACCAACCTGGATTCCACCGACGTCGGTCTGCTGACCAACAGCGAAGTGCTCGCGGTCGACCAGGCCGGGCATCCGGCGCGGGCTGTTGATCGCACGACGCAGCAGCAGGCCTGGTACGCGGCCAACGGCGACGGCAGCTACACGGTCGCGCTGT is a window encoding:
- a CDS encoding beta-1,3-glucanase family protein, with protein sequence MISRRNLFAAAAATAVLPSVAGLAARASAATASTLNIDLQNNTGSNTVYAYVTGLAIDNGNAWFLLQSDGRTPYYPPSPSQTLTPLGANCAIPLGASGSTTRITIPHLAGGRIWFSIDNPLTFLVNPGPALVFPSVSNPTDPNINLMWDFCEFTFNSTNLWANISMVDFVAIPIGLTSTGAAGTQTAPGLPAGALDTVCSALQSQSAADGQGWDQLIVTSGGANLRALSPNNGIAQNSSLFAGYFDGYLDQVWSKYSSETLSIDTQAQWGTVTGNVSGGVLNFPGVGSFGRPSSADIFSCNSGPFNTSGVEMGALTARISAAINRTTLLIDSDQPAGENPANYYQYPQTNHYARIVHATSVDGRGYAFPYDDVAPTGGVDQSGAVVDQNPTLLTVTLSPVHGGGGGGGGNPVIQVQAENGTLHGLGTEAIYPGYTGSGYVAGWNHDGQWVDLHPNVTQAGPYTLTLRYSAAAGNASRYIYVNGSGVVNNLTLPGTGSWSSWNTVTVPNVALNAGSNTISVIYNSSLGSSNYLNLDEITVQYAG
- a CDS encoding alpha-galactosidase encodes the protein MALALAFFVVDGRQTRAHAQANGAATTPLMGWSSWSFLRNHPTEAAMKAQALAMSTSGLVDAGYQYVNLDDFYYLDPQTTVDAYGRWVVDGSKFPDGMANLGSYIHSLGEKFGMYLTPGIPVAAYNQNTPIAGTSFHARDIVSNTSSYETNYNFGSGRMYYIDYGKNPAAAQAFLNSWADQLAGYGIDYLKIDGVSPNDGDSQGVADVQHWSTALNQTGRTIHLELSNKLTIADAASWQQYSNGWRIEDDVECYCGANGSPYPLTDWNNVALRFSDVVPWIGVGGTGGWNDLDSIEVGNGSNDGLTLDERKTQLTLWAIENSNLTLGVDLTNLDSTDVGLLTNSEVLAVDQAGHPARAVDRTTQQQAWYAANGDGSYTVALFNLAGSTATASVNWKDIGFTGSAATVHDDWSHSDLGSFATGYSVSLPAHGATLLKVVPTGSVGYTAMSYNIVNANSGLNLATSGSSIVQQSADNALDQEWQLVPVGDGSYKVLNRTSQQQLAVPSDSQGSQLVQAGDDNATDTQWRFVPTGSGSYTLSSPSDGLLADVSGGSKSSGAPVIQWPANGGTNQKWTLVPVPDPNVAYRVENLATGGRLDVDNDSTADGAHLLQYSDNGQADQKWTFVRQSSGAYTIVNANSGKLVNIPGPTTTAGTQLIQFSDDGGSNGRWTLVDDGPGAIGLKSVYDGQMIDLTNSSTAPGAAVIQFPADGGVNQEWSLAP